A single Calidifontibacter indicus DNA region contains:
- a CDS encoding ribonuclease H-like domain-containing protein, translating to MGGRPVTLGASPATQCPVRTHHAFDPDITLMPAEQPPAIQEAIDAGLAFEQTLFNDIASSRPDRFCLVDQDSGRRATVQQTLDAMDAGVPVILRGVLPDDVDGHRVGRPDLLVRHGDDLPATYLPGEVKLHRFLEGKASNTRNTYSVTIAPASDPQARRTLDHARPRVGRLENDALQLAHYTRMLESMGRHPGPEHHEAFLVSGDDWVGTWQLDEVHGTWIRLDEPAFETYSRSESTKKRTALERYDHEFGFRVAIAENAAAGKPAIVVPIYSSECDGCPMYAGCEPTFAADPTTSFETWRPRVREWLALQTLGITTVEQLAAVELTPEWVERYLAEIEGKQGWRKRLGLTIEKARLAVAGHTLAFRAPDSVRAPRADVEIDLDMENDTAGRVLLWGARLRRGDTVAFHAFVDWHELTLGDERAIAERLADWLVEQRDSAAAAGESIMVFHHGDVERQKLRLILGPSAIKHIGIPFFDTHQWAEKHLVATRGLGLKPLAGELGFEWRDDDPGGRNCQLWVDEARATSDAEQRAGLQQRVLDYNEDDTAATAWIRDHTADLVSLTELEGA from the coding sequence ATGGGCGGTCGACCGGTGACGCTGGGCGCCTCCCCGGCCACCCAGTGCCCCGTGCGCACCCATCACGCCTTCGACCCCGACATCACGCTGATGCCGGCCGAGCAGCCGCCGGCGATCCAGGAGGCGATCGACGCCGGGCTCGCGTTCGAGCAGACGCTCTTCAACGACATCGCGAGTAGTCGCCCCGACCGGTTCTGCCTGGTCGACCAAGACTCCGGGCGGCGCGCCACCGTGCAGCAGACCCTCGACGCGATGGACGCCGGGGTGCCGGTGATCCTGCGCGGCGTGCTGCCCGACGACGTCGACGGGCACCGGGTCGGTCGACCCGACCTGCTCGTCCGACACGGCGACGACCTGCCGGCCACCTACCTGCCGGGCGAGGTGAAGCTGCACCGTTTCCTGGAGGGCAAGGCGTCCAACACCCGGAACACCTACTCGGTCACGATCGCCCCGGCGTCCGACCCGCAGGCCCGCCGCACCCTCGACCACGCGCGTCCGCGGGTCGGACGTCTGGAGAACGACGCGCTCCAACTCGCCCACTACACAAGGATGTTGGAGTCGATGGGGCGTCACCCGGGCCCGGAGCACCACGAGGCGTTCCTGGTTTCCGGCGACGACTGGGTCGGCACCTGGCAGCTCGACGAGGTGCACGGCACGTGGATCCGGCTCGACGAGCCCGCCTTCGAGACCTACTCCCGCAGCGAGTCGACCAAGAAGCGCACCGCGCTCGAGCGCTACGACCACGAGTTCGGTTTCCGGGTCGCGATCGCCGAGAACGCCGCGGCCGGCAAGCCCGCTATCGTGGTGCCGATCTACAGCTCCGAATGCGACGGGTGCCCGATGTACGCCGGGTGCGAGCCCACCTTCGCCGCCGACCCGACCACGTCGTTCGAGACCTGGCGCCCGCGGGTGCGCGAGTGGCTCGCGCTCCAAACGCTCGGCATCACCACCGTCGAACAACTCGCGGCCGTCGAGCTCACCCCCGAATGGGTCGAGCGCTACCTCGCCGAGATCGAGGGCAAGCAGGGGTGGCGCAAACGGCTCGGCCTCACCATCGAGAAGGCGCGGCTCGCCGTCGCCGGCCACACCTTGGCGTTCCGTGCCCCCGACTCCGTGCGCGCCCCCAGGGCCGACGTCGAGATCGACCTCGACATGGAGAACGACACCGCCGGACGCGTGCTCCTGTGGGGCGCGCGGCTGCGGCGGGGCGACACCGTCGCCTTCCACGCCTTCGTCGACTGGCACGAACTCACCCTCGGCGACGAGCGGGCGATCGCCGAACGCCTCGCCGACTGGCTTGTCGAACAACGGGATTCAGCGGCCGCAGCCGGCGAGTCGATCATGGTCTTCCACCACGGCGACGTCGAGCGACAGAAGCTGCGGCTCATCCTCGGGCCCAGCGCGATCAAGCACATCGGCATCCCGTTCTTCGACACCCATCAGTGGGCCGAGAAGCACCTCGTCGCCACCCGCGGCCTCGGCCTCAAGCCGCTCGCGGGCGAACTCGGCTTCGAGTGGCGCGACGACGATCCGGGCGGCCGCAACTGCCAACTCTGGGTCGACGAGGCGCGCGCCACCTCCGACGCCGAGCAGCGCGCCGGGCTGCAGCAGCGGGTGCTCGACTACAACGAAGACGACACCGCCGCCACCGCGTGGATCCGCGACCACACCGCCGACCTCGTCAGCCTTACCGAACTGGAGGGCGCATGA
- a CDS encoding maltose acetyltransferase domain-containing protein: MEAGDLYIAVDPELGELSSRALDLVQAYNAASVRQPGLRRRPTRKRCTCLQRLRLQRQRLKVGAAFAGSVVGQSRAAITANAPASATFLRKLI; encoded by the coding sequence ATGGAGGCGGGCGACCTCTACATCGCCGTCGATCCCGAACTCGGCGAGCTGAGCAGCCGCGCCCTCGACCTGGTTCAGGCGTACAACGCGGCCTCGGTGCGTCAGCCGGGGCTACGCCGCCGCCCCACCCGCAAACGCTGCACTTGCCTTCAGAGGCTGCGGTTGCAGCGGCAGCGTCTGAAGGTAGGTGCAGCGTTTGCGGGAAGTGTGGTCGGTCAGTCGCGGGCAGCGATCACCGCGAACGCACCGGCGAGCGCGACGTTCTTGAGGAAGTTGATCTGA
- a CDS encoding plasmid pRiA4b ORF-3 family protein — protein MNSPGDQPDLDAAIRAIMAGRDLSALAEDLRRDRLPQAAPDGSRFGMHVNKPIKLPEPPYDPITLTVLVELEDANPEIWRRLELRGDQRLDQLHEVLQAAMGWNNSHLHRFNRSSERDYFLTEFDEHEGTAGTPEREVRLDQVLRQPGDSLNYEYDFGDGWEHVLRVTDVRTCATDDPVARCEAGERACPPDDIGGIHRWNELAAQLWPVEDLRNLRTSTAPGSPSGWIRTGSTCTRPTRPSPRHSSEPPPCRGTSRHSTGRRRRSSRSRTSSAADRVVLRRLVGLRFGPQASPARRAGSRRSRVNSMPSGVT, from the coding sequence GTGAACTCCCCCGGTGACCAGCCCGACCTCGACGCCGCGATCCGCGCCATCATGGCCGGCCGCGACCTGTCCGCCCTCGCCGAAGACCTCCGCCGTGACCGCCTGCCCCAGGCAGCGCCCGACGGTTCGCGGTTCGGGATGCACGTGAACAAGCCGATCAAGCTGCCCGAGCCGCCGTACGACCCGATCACGCTCACCGTCCTGGTCGAGCTCGAGGACGCGAACCCCGAGATCTGGCGCCGGCTCGAGCTGCGCGGTGACCAGCGTCTCGACCAACTGCACGAGGTGCTCCAGGCGGCGATGGGGTGGAACAACAGTCACCTGCACCGCTTCAACCGTTCGAGCGAGCGCGACTACTTCCTGACCGAGTTCGACGAACACGAGGGCACCGCCGGCACGCCCGAACGCGAGGTGCGCCTCGACCAGGTGCTGCGCCAGCCGGGTGACAGCCTCAACTACGAGTACGACTTCGGCGACGGCTGGGAGCACGTGCTGCGCGTCACCGATGTGCGCACCTGCGCGACCGACGACCCGGTCGCCCGTTGCGAGGCCGGGGAGCGCGCCTGCCCGCCGGACGACATCGGCGGCATCCACCGCTGGAACGAGCTCGCCGCCCAGCTCTGGCCGGTCGAGGACCTGCGCAACCTCAGGACCAGTACGGCCCCGGGCTCCCCATCGGGATGGATCCGAACCGGTTCGACCTGCACGAGACCAACCAGGCCATCGCCGCGGCACTCGAGCGAGCCCCCGCCGTGTCGAGGTACATCGAGGCACTCGACGGGGCGCCGACGAAGATCGAGCCGTTCGAGGACCTCATCCGCCGCAGATCGCGTTGTTCTTCGGCGTCTGGTCGGACTGAGGTTCGGCCCTCAGGCGTCGCCCGCTCGCCGGGCGGGGTCGAGGAGGAGCCGCGTGAATTCGATGCCCAGCGGGGTGACCTGA
- a CDS encoding NADPH:quinone oxidoreductase family protein: protein MRAIQITSLDGPDAVTLADLPDAASDSQVVIEVKAAGVAFPELLQTRGLYQMKPDLPFVPGAEVAGVVRSAPEGSGFAAGDRVAALPMLGGFAEVVTASPDLTFELPDSVTFEEGASFIFNYGTAYFALVERGGLREGESVLVQGAAGGIGTASIQVAKAFGAGRVVAVVSTDEKGEVAVAAGADEYVLADGFKDAVGKSIDIVVDPVGGDRFTDSLRTLKDDGRLLVIGFTAGSIPEVKVNRLLLNNISVVGVGWGAYAMSRPGHIGTEWNAMVPHLESGVLKPIVGGTYPLAEAAEALKSLETRKVTGKVVLVP, encoded by the coding sequence ATGCGCGCCATCCAGATCACCTCCCTCGACGGCCCCGACGCTGTCACGCTCGCCGACCTGCCCGACGCCGCGTCCGACTCCCAGGTCGTCATCGAGGTGAAGGCCGCCGGTGTCGCGTTTCCCGAGTTGCTGCAGACCCGCGGGCTCTACCAGATGAAGCCCGATCTGCCGTTCGTGCCGGGCGCCGAGGTGGCCGGCGTCGTGCGCAGTGCACCGGAGGGCAGTGGGTTCGCCGCGGGCGACCGCGTCGCCGCGCTGCCGATGTTGGGCGGCTTCGCCGAGGTGGTCACCGCCAGCCCCGACCTCACCTTCGAGCTGCCTGACTCGGTGACCTTCGAGGAGGGTGCGTCGTTCATCTTCAACTACGGCACCGCCTACTTCGCACTGGTCGAGCGCGGCGGCCTGCGCGAGGGTGAGAGCGTGCTGGTGCAGGGCGCCGCGGGTGGTATCGGCACGGCGTCCATCCAGGTGGCGAAGGCGTTCGGTGCCGGACGCGTCGTCGCCGTCGTGTCGACGGATGAGAAGGGCGAGGTAGCGGTCGCCGCCGGCGCCGACGAGTACGTGCTCGCCGACGGGTTCAAGGACGCGGTCGGCAAGTCGATCGACATCGTCGTCGACCCGGTGGGTGGCGACCGGTTCACCGACTCGCTGCGCACGCTCAAGGACGACGGCCGCCTCCTGGTCATCGGGTTCACCGCCGGCTCGATTCCCGAGGTGAAGGTGAATCGCCTGCTGCTCAACAACATTTCGGTCGTCGGCGTGGGCTGGGGTGCCTACGCGATGTCGCGCCCGGGGCACATCGGAACGGAATGGAACGCGATGGTGCCCCACTTGGAGAGCGGCGTGCTCAAGCCGATCGTCGGCGGCACATACCCGCTGGCCGAGGCCGCCGAGGCGCTGAAGTCGTTGGAGACCCGCAAGGTCACCGGCAAGGTCGTGCTGGTTCCCTGA
- a CDS encoding CoA transferase, translating into MTDQPKPLTGTTVVTLAVNLPGPLAASRLVEYGARVIKVEPPAGDPLGLMVPDWYGELAAGQEVVKLDLKDAADRARLDEILAEADLLLTSFRPSANERLGLPASAEKHGLAYVEIIGSASHPDHSGHDLTYQAAFGTVVPPAMPPLPIADLLGAERATSTCLAMLRARELGRPATAQVALEDAAQWASGAMRLTGPGAILNGILPNYNIYPTSDGWVAVGALEPHFAARLAEHVAPDDRLAETFKTRTSDDWEAFGNEHDIPLVAVRRSPHSPS; encoded by the coding sequence ATGACCGACCAACCGAAACCGTTGACCGGGACGACCGTCGTGACCCTCGCGGTCAACCTGCCCGGCCCGCTCGCCGCGTCGCGGCTGGTGGAGTACGGCGCGCGCGTGATCAAGGTCGAGCCGCCGGCCGGCGACCCGCTCGGCCTGATGGTGCCCGACTGGTACGGCGAACTGGCCGCCGGTCAGGAGGTCGTGAAACTCGACCTCAAGGATGCGGCCGACCGCGCCCGGCTCGACGAGATCCTCGCCGAGGCCGACCTGCTGCTGACGTCGTTCCGGCCGTCGGCCAACGAGCGACTCGGCCTGCCGGCCAGCGCCGAGAAGCACGGCCTCGCCTACGTCGAGATCATCGGCTCGGCGTCGCACCCCGATCACTCCGGACACGACCTGACCTACCAGGCGGCGTTCGGCACCGTCGTGCCGCCGGCCATGCCGCCGCTGCCGATCGCCGACCTGCTCGGCGCCGAGCGGGCCACCTCCACCTGCCTCGCGATGCTGCGCGCCCGCGAACTCGGCCGGCCCGCGACCGCCCAGGTGGCGCTCGAGGACGCCGCCCAATGGGCCTCCGGCGCAATGCGATTGACCGGACCGGGCGCGATCCTCAACGGCATCCTGCCCAACTACAACATCTACCCGACCAGCGACGGCTGGGTCGCCGTGGGAGCGCTCGAGCCGCACTTCGCCGCGCGCCTGGCCGAACACGTCGCCCCCGACGACCGGCTGGCCGAGACCTTCAAGACCCGCACCAGCGACGACTGGGAAGCGTTCGGCAACGAACACGACATCCCGCTGGTCGCCGTCCGGCGTAGCCCGCACTCTCCTTCCTGA
- a CDS encoding MBL fold metallo-hydrolase produces the protein MTDNSSRFSGRLQQLTDRVWAWVQPDGTWWLNNAGVVAGDDGIFVVDTCATEPRTTAFLDAVAGAVDGSVRWAVNTHAHGDHCYGNSLLPEDATLLGHELMCEQLRTDPIIDGCPPLWQPVPDWGAVTRRVPTVSFTDRQTVEIGGATVELRHPGHPAHTTGDTVAWIPSEGVLFTGDLLFHGLSPLVFMGSVDGANRSLDWIASFGAAQVVPGHGPVISAAELPEVIAQHRAYYEFVRGVAADGIRRGVDPLTAARAADLGEFATWTDAERLVPNLHRAYADAGVGEVDVVAALSEAVTWAGGPMKTHV, from the coding sequence ATGACCGACAACAGCTCCCGGTTCTCCGGACGGCTCCAGCAGCTCACCGACCGGGTCTGGGCCTGGGTGCAGCCCGACGGCACCTGGTGGCTCAACAATGCGGGTGTCGTGGCCGGCGACGACGGGATCTTCGTGGTCGACACGTGTGCCACCGAGCCGCGTACGACGGCCTTTCTCGATGCGGTCGCCGGCGCGGTCGACGGGAGCGTGCGTTGGGCGGTCAACACCCACGCCCACGGTGACCACTGCTACGGCAACTCGCTGCTGCCCGAGGATGCGACGTTGCTCGGCCACGAGTTGATGTGCGAGCAGTTGCGCACCGACCCGATCATCGACGGCTGCCCGCCGCTGTGGCAGCCGGTGCCCGACTGGGGTGCGGTCACCCGTCGCGTTCCGACGGTCTCCTTCACCGACCGGCAGACCGTCGAGATCGGCGGCGCCACAGTCGAATTGCGGCATCCCGGTCACCCGGCGCACACCACCGGTGACACCGTCGCGTGGATCCCGAGCGAGGGCGTGCTCTTCACCGGCGACCTGCTCTTCCATGGGCTCAGCCCACTGGTCTTCATGGGTTCGGTCGACGGCGCGAACAGGAGCCTCGACTGGATCGCGTCGTTCGGCGCGGCGCAGGTGGTGCCCGGGCACGGACCCGTGATCAGCGCGGCCGAACTCCCCGAGGTGATCGCCCAGCACCGCGCCTACTACGAGTTCGTTCGAGGGGTCGCGGCCGACGGCATCCGACGCGGCGTCGACCCGCTGACCGCCGCGCGTGCGGCCGACCTCGGCGAGTTCGCGACTTGGACCGACGCCGAGCGGCTCGTCCCGAACCTGCACCGTGCGTACGCCGATGCCGGGGTGGGCGAGGTGGACGTCGTCGCCGCCCTCTCCGAGGCGGTCACCTGGGCAGGCGGCCCGATGAAGACGCACGTCTAG
- a CDS encoding phospholipase A2 — protein MKSRVLTAMCGVVLAAGASVAVVPEAHAAPEFQCGPNNWIGRLVPENPPGGANFHNACVRHDACYSKGSRTNRLTCDQAFRTRMNNACTAAGKGATCRAIASTYYYAVRGAGRWYYKGSGLNN, from the coding sequence ATGAAGAGCAGGGTTCTGACGGCAATGTGTGGGGTCGTGCTGGCGGCCGGAGCGAGTGTCGCGGTGGTGCCGGAGGCGCACGCGGCGCCCGAGTTCCAGTGCGGGCCGAACAACTGGATCGGGCGCCTGGTGCCCGAGAACCCGCCGGGCGGGGCGAACTTCCACAACGCGTGCGTGCGGCACGACGCGTGTTACAGCAAGGGCAGCCGCACCAACCGGTTGACCTGCGACCAGGCGTTCCGCACCCGCATGAACAACGCGTGCACGGCGGCCGGCAAGGGCGCGACCTGTCGGGCGATCGCGTCCACCTACTACTACGCCGTCCGCGGCGCCGGCCGGTGGTACTACAAGGGCAGCGGCCTCAACAACTGA
- a CDS encoding DUF6318 family protein has protein sequence MTARPGRIVAPILALALAGGVLTGCSGGSSEAESSSPSSTSTTATSSTTSTAATTTTATQSPTSNATYAGAPGVPEEAKYKTDAGAIAFAKYYLETVNKVGKEPKVGVLEPLALPSCKTCVRQRQTVSALVADKQRFSGDQFVVLDASKLPSEGDVIVSVTVDQPATDTVDAKGSVVEKGEPLGRAAAVLTLIWTSGWRVAELQQGTP, from the coding sequence ATGACAGCACGACCCGGTCGCATCGTTGCGCCGATTCTCGCTCTGGCGCTGGCCGGAGGCGTGCTCACGGGCTGCTCCGGCGGTTCGTCCGAAGCCGAATCCTCGAGTCCGTCGAGCACCTCGACGACAGCGACTTCGTCGACCACTTCGACGGCCGCGACCACGACGACCGCCACCCAGAGCCCGACCAGCAACGCGACGTACGCCGGTGCGCCGGGAGTGCCCGAGGAGGCCAAGTACAAGACGGACGCCGGTGCGATCGCTTTCGCGAAGTACTACCTGGAGACCGTGAACAAGGTCGGCAAGGAGCCGAAGGTCGGGGTGCTCGAGCCGTTGGCGCTGCCGAGCTGTAAGACGTGCGTTCGGCAACGGCAAACCGTCTCGGCGCTTGTTGCCGACAAGCAGCGCTTCTCTGGCGACCAGTTCGTTGTCCTCGACGCGTCAAAGTTGCCAAGCGAAGGCGATGTCATCGTCAGCGTCACCGTTGACCAGCCGGCGACCGACACTGTGGATGCCAAAGGGTCAGTAGTTGAGAAGGGCGAGCCCCTCGGTCGTGCAGCAGCCGTCCTTACGCTGATTTGGACGAGTGGATGGCGGGTGGCCGAGCTTCAGCAAGGAACGCCGTGA
- a CDS encoding DUF7342 family protein, translated as MTRSSRPATHLNDHSHEDHQRHRLDTAFFALHEGDRPQTPKGQSPVTAKLVREALQQSTEPRTAAEIADEVGVSRATAQRYLAALAEDGKARMALRYGATGRPEHQYDWL; from the coding sequence GTGACGCGGTCAAGCCGTCCGGCGACGCACCTGAACGACCACTCGCACGAGGATCACCAGCGCCACCGCCTCGACACCGCGTTCTTCGCCCTCCACGAGGGCGACCGTCCGCAGACCCCGAAGGGTCAGTCGCCGGTCACCGCGAAGTTGGTGCGCGAGGCGTTGCAGCAGTCGACCGAACCGCGCACGGCCGCCGAGATCGCCGACGAGGTGGGCGTCTCCCGGGCCACCGCGCAGCGCTATCTGGCGGCACTCGCCGAGGACGGCAAGGCGCGAATGGCGTTGCGGTACGGCGCGACCGGGCGACCGGAGCACCAGTACGACTGGCTCTGA
- the ppk2 gene encoding polyphosphate kinase 2 produces the protein MAKKTANGTVRMDKKLYEAELERLQTELVAMQEWVKQTGARVVVVFEGRDAAGKGSAIKRITEYLNPRVARVAALPKPSDRQKTQWYFQRYVEHLPAAGEIVIFDRSWYNRAGVERVMGFCTQEQYERFLVQAPIFEQMLIDDGILLRKYWFSVSDVEQQARFKARSEDPMRRWKLSPMDLESITRWEAYSQAKDHMFAATDKPQSPWYVVESEDKRASRINVIAHLLSTIPWHPVELPTPDVPERPAPVGYTRPPRTSQTYVPDHAAEVTKAAQAAKSAKDAKAAKDAQPGKGGKKRD, from the coding sequence ATGGCCAAGAAGACTGCGAACGGCACCGTCCGGATGGACAAGAAGCTCTACGAGGCCGAGCTCGAGCGATTGCAGACCGAGCTCGTCGCCATGCAGGAGTGGGTGAAGCAGACGGGCGCGCGTGTCGTGGTCGTCTTCGAGGGGCGCGACGCCGCCGGCAAGGGCTCGGCGATCAAGCGAATCACCGAATATCTCAACCCGCGCGTTGCACGCGTGGCCGCGCTGCCGAAGCCCTCGGATCGACAGAAGACGCAGTGGTACTTCCAGCGCTACGTCGAACATCTCCCGGCCGCCGGCGAGATCGTCATCTTCGACCGGTCCTGGTACAACCGCGCCGGCGTCGAGCGGGTGATGGGGTTCTGCACCCAGGAGCAGTACGAGCGCTTCCTGGTGCAGGCGCCGATCTTCGAGCAGATGCTCATCGACGACGGCATCCTGCTGCGCAAGTACTGGTTCTCGGTGTCGGACGTCGAGCAGCAGGCGCGGTTCAAAGCGCGGTCCGAAGACCCGATGCGCCGGTGGAAGCTGTCGCCGATGGACCTTGAGTCGATCACCCGCTGGGAGGCCTACTCGCAGGCGAAGGACCACATGTTCGCCGCCACCGACAAGCCCCAATCACCTTGGTACGTCGTCGAATCCGAGGACAAGCGGGCCTCGCGCATCAACGTCATCGCACACCTGCTGTCGACCATTCCGTGGCACCCGGTGGAGTTGCCGACGCCCGACGTGCCCGAGCGCCCAGCGCCCGTTGGCTACACGCGTCCGCCGCGCACCTCGCAGACCTACGTGCCCGACCACGCCGCCGAGGTGACCAAAGCCGCGCAGGCAGCCAAGTCGGCGAAGGACGCCAAGGCAGCGAAGGACGCCCAGCCGGGGAAGGGCGGCAAGAAGAGGGACTGA